In Elgaria multicarinata webbii isolate HBS135686 ecotype San Diego chromosome 15, rElgMul1.1.pri, whole genome shotgun sequence, one genomic interval encodes:
- the NEXMIF gene encoding neurite extension and migration factor — protein MDDQQDKDCASEDQETILINGVKEDDPRDLDGDEKPFRAADAAAPFPVLGIAAQKESQGGARVQTALVTKKPCWLSPPSPLRLADVPDHISDDSSSVHAISLTSCVTKGMSTWSLPGDCEKAPFTMMEPGSMSALTGDCLMQPSRTCLGCFIESKDGMDAEPGISLKVGDLNRDYDTCSVSDIGIHCMSTGETMRYGDQLLSDQLLSFPMHKSRAADKKDAEKSDSDSEDPTQKNYYEGLLLDKCNGEEPLLTNPNQEWGYFESFISESKIELLDLCSKNELSVNLFSEEDVDNYMFDDDDSTLGSDVCSLKIRYESFQDNVKEKTGTLQEDAQFNFFPSVFSGCPKREGRTALKRGPRGVADTSQFKSEESIIWGEEEVDGDRGEEEEEEEGEEGGKVALNKSCTSTEVVQYISPKRNHFLELVNSTEDSGEFSDDSTCTESSFDVLQDLKDCNKYLPRDHSSSSMQQNYGLRAKRKVRYSDDYLYDVDSIESEKIVDKKEWVPDGPKEEDDDEWCPKKRRKVSRKDPPVIIKYIIINRFKGEKHMLVKLSKVDASETTVTLSEELLSKYAKLAPLKAFWQEQWQSRLNFLRTALFHKQSFYLNGSEVSFLPHPRKRKCKLANRHRIQRIKAIEQHVGKPGSCSSDPKQLLRRIGDDEAGRKGAPALAVASPGCANGLRLEDIATLASPKCKSQGREFKGPERKVLRRIKFKSEARLKCKRLKAAANVASASSASETPEPATSLKDESAACTADGSRLSKCQEEKVAKSSPSFLPAACSSDKPPPSANLAANVPLIPGGYLQTLLDASDLSSNTGITYFSPPPAEQLQQDPLPGLVQAEKAFCAQPPAQSCILSPPSESELPQSPGRLEIEPSNFGSMWPAGKSAGVNGQEFAGDVRGVSVLSTAEFGGCVAVEGLPASGYSQVHLSGGKVVYQKKYVPESQQSPCDDAYQPSHFHQREGHFHFQRGTLSTDDGRLVSFDSVGSLSVSSSTYSSLSLKSCEKDGDDEIADDFLAHCSPKLVIQQSIDEITPLKESTDLLDISNFTPDKFRQSSLSEMSPPDTPNLSPQITGSETKPLGTLKCFPNSSQAALSNPEKAKWGCSVLQTQDQADNGFTLNNHQFQFHMFNDEDSVSLLEKSPCLSTFNEPSGQISTNSKVSKSKRKSSSNKNVGANQSPPQKNVRKKSPRANKGTEKPQGKNSRQSPKSTRKGKNAAGVNGDKTPSVGGKAVTQLSSAASTAKALVESIQHCSPNSVRLGKHNGLSGEWALGKDGRGGGWSEASVGNASGLLDDDQREFEEPSNILSNIASGMADVQRFMMASIEPLWGPVGHNNVSDLFRSPESNSLKLKTLKILAGTSQESKKKANGNSSGTGKGHKPGGKGLSKSGSRAASCEPGRPNCSTGFATDIHSPFFDKSYSNLSTLAKNEPTHKKLYRHKSTSKSLRDENCKIKRAERDQAHKDPSVTASFEKLRETDYILLKAETAFLVLPVFEEETRFSRMTFDACLDIPFFSLVPLPCPSSLKKKNNNNNAL, from the exons ATGGATGACCAACAAGATAAGGATTGTGCCTCAGAAGACCAAGAAACAATTCTGATTAATGGGGTGAAAGAGGATG ATCCACGTGACCTGGATGGCGACGAGAAACCTTTCCGTGCTGCAGACGCTGCAGCTCCGTTCCCTGTGCTGGGAATAGCAGCTCAGAAAGAAAGCCAAGGGGGGGCCCGAGTCCAGACCGCCCTGGTTACCAAGAAGCCCTGCTGGCTGAGCCCTCCCTCCCCGCTGAGACTGGCCGATGTGCCCGATCACATTTCCGATGACTCCTCCTCCGTCCACGCCATTTCCCTTACGTCGTGCGTGACGAAGGGCATGAGCACCTGGTCCCTGCCGGGCGACTGCGAGAAGGCTCCGTTCACGATGATGGAGCCCGGGAGCATGTCGGCGCTCACTGGCGACTGCCTGATGCAGCCCAGCCGGACCTGCCTGGGCTGCTTTATTGAATCCAAGGACGGCATGGATGCAGAGCCGGGAATAAGCCTAAAAGTGGGGGATCTAAATAGGGATTACGACACCTGTTCGGTCTCTGATATAGGGATCCATTGCATGAGCACTGGAGAAACCATGAGATACGGGGATCAACTGCTCTCAGACCAGCTGCTAAGCTTCCCCATGCATAAATCGAGGGCAGCAGACAAAAAAGATGCAGAGAAATCTGACAGTGATTCAGAGGACCCCACTCAGAAAAATTATTATGAGGGATTACTCTTAGACAAGTGCAACGGGGAGGAACCTTTACTAACAAATCCCAACCAAGAATGGGGTTATTTTGAATCTTTCATTAGCGAAAGCAAAATTGAGCTGCTTGACCTTTGCTCCAAAAATGAGCTTTCTGTCAATCTGTTTTCCGAGGAAGATGTGGATAATTACatgtttgatgatgatgactcCACCTTGGGAAGTGATGTCTGCTCCTTAAAGATCCGCTACGAATCCTTCCAGGACAATGTGAAGGAGAAGACTGGCACGCTGCAAGAGGACGCCCAGTTTAACTTTTTCCCAAGCGTGTTCAGCGGATGCCCAAAAAGGGAAGGCAGAACAGCCTTGAAGAGGGGACCGCGAGGGGTTGCTGATACTTCCCAGTTCAAATCTGAGGAGAGTATCATTTGGGGGGAAGAGGAGGTAGATGGAGaccggggagaggaggaggaagaggaggagggtgagGAGGGTGGGAAAGTTGCCTTAAATAAATCTTGCACCAGTACAGAGGTGGTACAGTACATCAGCCCCAAAAGAAACCACTTCTTGGAACTTGTGAATTCGACGGAGGACTCTGGGGAGTTCAGCGACGACAGCACCTGCACCGAATCCTCCTTTGATGTGCTCCAAGATCTCAAGGATTGCAACAAGTACCTACCCAGAGACCACTCCAGTTCCTCCATGCAACAGAACTACGGTCTGCGAGCAAAAAGGAAAGTACGATACAGTGACGATTACCTGTACGATGTGGATTCCATCGAGAGCGAGAAGATCGTGGATAAGAAGGAGTGGGTCCCAGATGGACCCaaggaggaagacgacgatgaGTGGTGTCCAAAGAAGAGGCGAAAAGTTTCGCGCAAGGATCCCCCGGTCATCATCAAATATATCATCATCAACCGGTTCAAAGGGGAGAAGCACATGCTGGTCAAGCTCAGCAAAGTGGACGCCAGTGAGACGACGGTTACCCTGAGCGAGGAGCTGCTGAGCAAATACGCCAAGCTGGCTCCCTTGAAGGCCTTTTGGCAAGAGCAGTGGCAGAGCCGGCTCAACTTCCTCAGGACGGCGCTCTTCCACAAGCAGAGTTTCTATCTCAACGGCTCGGAGgtctccttcctgccccacccacGAAAGCGCAAGTGCAAATTAGCGAACAGGCACCGGATCCAGAGAATTAAGGCCATCGAGCAGCACGTGGGCAAGCCCGGCTCGTGTTCTTCGGATCCGAAGCAGCTCCTCCGCAGAATCGGAGACGATGAGGCCGGCCGGAAAGGCGCGCCGGCGTTGGCCGTCGCCAGCCCCGGCTGTGCCAACGGCTTGCGCTTGGAGGACATCGCGACCCTCGCCTCGCCAAAGTGCAAATCGCAGGGCAGGGAATTCAAAGGGCCTGAGCGGAAGGTCCTGCGCCGGATCAAGTTCAAAAGCGAAGCCCGGTTGAAATGCAAGCGACTCAAGGCGGCTGCTAACGTGGCCTCGGCCTCCTCAGCCTCGGAAACTCCGGAGCCTGCCACCAGCTTAAAGGACGAAAGCGCTGCTTGCACTGCAGACGGCTCTCGCCTCTCCAAGTGCCAGGAGGAGAAGGTTGCTAAAAGCTCTCCATCTTTCCTACCTGCCGCCTGCTCTTCAGATAAGCCTCCTCCGTCGGCTAATCTGGCTGCCAACGTGCCGCTCATCCCCGGAGGGTACCTGCAGACCTTGTTAGATGCCTCTGATTTGTCAAGCAACACCGGCATCACCTACTTCAGTCCTCCGCCTGCAGAGCAGCTGCAGCAGGATCCGCTCCCGGGCCTCGTCCAAGCAGAGAAAGCCTTCTGCGCACAGCCGCCCGCCCAAAGCTGCATTCTGTCCCCTCCTTCAGAGTCGGAGCTGCCGCAGTCGCCGGGCCGCTTGGAAATTGAGCCGAGCAATTTTGGAAGTATGTGGCCGGCCGGCAAATCAGCCGGCGTCAACGGCCAGGAATTTGCAGGCGACGTGCGGGGCGTTTCTGTGCTGTCGACGGCGGAGTTTGGTGGCTGCGTGGCAGTGGAAGGCCTCCCAGCCTCTGGCTACAGTCAAGTCCATCTGAGTGGGGGCAAAGTGGTATACCAAAAAAAGTACGTGCCCGAGAGCCAGCAGTCCCCGTGTGACGACGCTTACCAGCCGAGCCACTTCCATCAGAGAGAGGGGCATTTCCATTTCCAGCGAGGGACGCTCAGCACGGACGACGGGAGGCTTGTCAGCTTTGACTCCGTGGGCTCTTTGTCCGTTAGCTCTAGCACTTATAGCTCCCTAAGTTTAAAATCCTGTGAAAAGGATGGCGATGACGAGATTGCCGACGATTTCTTGGCCCACTGTAGTCCCAAGCTGGTGATTCAGCAAAGCATAGATGAAATCACGCCTCTGAAGGAGTCGACTGACCTTTTAGATATTTCTAACTTCACACCCGATAAGTTCCGCCAGTCGTCCCTTTCAGAAATGTCTCCCCCAGATACCCCTAACCTTTCCCCGCAGATAACCGGGTCGGAAACCAAACCGCTCGGAACGCTGAAATGTTTCCCTAATAGCTCTCAAGCCGCGCTGAGCAATCCCGAGAAGGCCAAGTGGGGCTGCAGTGTCCTCCAGACCCAAGACCAGGCCGATAATGGATTCACGTTAAATAACCATCAGTTTCAGTTCCATATGTTCAACGACGAGGATTCTGTCAGCCTCCTCGAAAAAAGCCCGTGCTTGTCAACATTTAATGAGCCATCTGGCCAAATTAGCACCAATAGCAAAGTGTCAAAATCGAAGAGGAAAAGTTCATCTAATAAAAATGTGGGTGCAAACCAAAGCCCTCCCCAGAAAAACGTTAGGAAAAAATCACCCAGAGCCAACAAAGGGACCGAAAAGCCCCAAGGCAAAAATTCTAGGCAATCTCCCAAATCTACGAGGAAGGGGAAGAATGCGGCTGGGGTGAATGGGGATAAAACGCCAAGCGTTGGTGGGAAAGCCGTGACTCAGCTGAGCAGTGCAGCCTCCACAGCGAAAGCGTTGGTCGAATCCATTCAGCACTGCAGCCCAAACTCTGTCAGGCTAGGGAAGCACAACGGACTATCTGGCGAATGGGCTCTGGGAAAAGACGGCCGCGGAGGAGGCTGGTCCGAGGCCAGCGTAGGAAACGCCAGCGGCCTTCTTGATGACGATCAAAGGGAATTTGAGGAGCCATCCAATATTTTATCAAACATTGCATCTGGGATGGCAGATGTTCAGAGATTTATGATGGCCTCCATCGAACCCTTGTGGGGCCCTGTTGGCCATAACAATGTCTCTGATCTCTTCCGGTCCCCTGAATCAAATAGCCTGAAGTTGAAAACTCTTAAGATTCTGGCTGGAACGTCGCAAGAGTCCAAGAAAAAGGCGAACGGCAATTCTTCGGGGACAGGGAAGGGTCACAAGCCGGGCGGCAAGGGCCTGAGCAAAAGCGGCAGCCGAGCCGCCTCGTGTGAGCCCGGACGCCCCAACTGTTCGACTGGCTTCGCCACAGACATTCACTCTCCCTTTTTTGATAAAAGCTATAGTAACCTGAGCACTTTAGCCAAAAACGAGCCTACCCATAAAAAGCTGTATCGGCATAAATCGACGTCTAAGTCACTGAGGGATGAGAACTGCAAAATAAAGCGAGCGGAGCGGGATCAGGCCCACAAGGACCCGTCTGTGACAGCTTCATTTGAAAAACTGAG GGAAACAGACTACATTCTTCTTAAAGCAGAAACAGCATTTTTGGTTTTACCTGTATTCGAAGAAGAGACACGTTTTTCTAGAATGACATTTGACGCTTGTTTGGAtatcccctttttttctttggttcccctcccctgcccttcctcactcaaaaagaaaaataataataacaatgcctTGTAA